A single genomic interval of Megalobrama amblycephala isolate DHTTF-2021 linkage group LG17, ASM1881202v1, whole genome shotgun sequence harbors:
- the thap4 gene encoding THAP domain-containing protein 4 — protein sequence MSCPFNHSAELNPAVLPLDWLLGTWQSDEPGEGSFPSIAPFRYTETLHFSHVGQPVVNFMFNASHAESKKPLHRECGFIRLQPGTNRVAFIIAQNSGLVEIEEGELTGQQLTLHTTALARTSFAKQPHVQQISRHIQLKPDGRLEQTVSMALEGQPLTQHLHITYRRTD from the exons ATGTCATGCCCATTCAATCACTCTG CGGAGCTGAACCCCGCAGTGCTGCCGCTGGACTGGCTCCTGGGAACCTGGCAGTCCGATGAGCCAGGAGAGGGCTCCTTCCCCTCCATCGCTCCTTTTCGTTACACAGAGACTCTACATTTCTCACATGTTGGACAGCCCGTGGTCAATTTTAT gTTTAATGCATCCCATGCTGAGAGCAAAAAGCCACTTCACAGGGAGTGTGGATTCATCAGGCTTCAGCCAGGCACCAACAGGGTGGCCTTCATCATTGCCCAGAACTCAG GTCTTGTGGAGATTGAGGAGGGGGAACTCACTGGACAGCAGCTGACTCTACACACTACTGCCCTGGCTAGAACTTCTTTTGCCAAGCAGCCTCACGTTCAACAG ATCTCCAGGCACATCCAGTTGAAGCCGGATGGAAGGCTGGAACAGACCGTCTCTATGGCACTGGAAGGACAGCCTCTGACGCAGCATTTGCACATCACTTACCGCAGGACTGATTAA